Sequence from the Panthera tigris isolate Pti1 chromosome D3, P.tigris_Pti1_mat1.1, whole genome shotgun sequence genome:
aaaaaaaagacatccactGTGTCATTCTTCAGTCATTGGGCGAACTGGACATCCAGGAATGAATGATGCAAAAACTGGAAAGTTCTGGTTGGTTACATGTGCAGGATGCTTCCAGGGGCAGGAAATTGTTGTTCTGGCACATTCCGATGTCTCTCAGCCCTCTGCTGGTTCTTGGGGACACTGTTAAATTGAACACTTCCTTAAAAGACAGGCTGCATGGCGGCCAACTTCAGCCCAGGCTTTTTCTAATTAGCAGATTCAAATCAGGAAGATTTAATTGCAGTTTGGATTGAATTCTGTCCCTCGGCACTCAAGCCCATCCGATTGAATTCAATTCAGCACACACCGAGTGATTTGAACAAACATGTTGGGGCCAGTGCAGCAGGTTGGGACTGGGTAGGTGACACGGGTGAGTGGAGAGTGGTGGCCTGGAGAGGTGTCAGGTGCAgtgtgggtgtgagccctgccAGGCTGCTTGCTCTAGCCAGACCTTCCATCCTCCTGCAGCTCAATCACGCTGCCCTCCTGACCTCTGTCTGCCTAAGAAACATAAAgactgaggccctgagaggccTTAgcgggggaagaggggaggcccCTGCCCCGAGGCACACCTGGGTCCACCCCGGGCTTTCTCTGCCTGGCCTGTCACCCTTACTTTAGGATATGTGAACCCTACCTAGGCAGCTTCTCTTAGCTGGGCACCTTGGCCCCAGAGTGTGTGGGAGCAGCAGGCCTTGGGAGATCAATCCCAAATATGCCACCTTTTGGGTCCATGCCTGATAACGCGACCCTGAACTTGAGCTCCAATGTCTCTGTCCTCATGGTGCTCCTTCTCTGACTCAGTCCCGGTTTCAGAGTTCCAACTCTGATGCCCTGTTCTGACTGCCTACCCCCAGCCTTAGCCCTGCCCAGGCAGAgccccccaggggcacctgggaccTGTGAGGCAGGGCAGCGAACAAGAGCCTCCTACTGTCCTTCCCCTGCAGGCAGCTGTGCCTCTGCCAAGCCTCCAGATTCCCCTGTGAGACAGTCCAGCACGGATGCTCCCCCAGGGAAGAACGTAAGGGTCTGTGTAGCAACTGGACCACAGCATGCTTCAAGGCCATTGATAGTGGAAAATAAAGTTtagctatatgtatatattagttatattagctatatatatatttagctatATTagctatatgtatatgtgtgtgtgtgtgtgtgtgtgtgtatatatatacgtatatatacatatatatatacgtatatatatatataaatttttttgagagacagagagaacatgtgtgagaaggggagaaggacagagggagagcgagaatcccaaacaggctccacgcccagtgagcccaacatggggctcagtctcacgaccctgggatcatgacctgagccaaaatcaagagtcggacgctcaaccaactgaaccacccaggcactccaagttTAGCTTGATAGTTAGACAGAGCTGACATAAACTGTGCATTGAGACAATGCCCACAGGAAATCTCCAGAACACCGTTCTGGGTTAACCCTGTGGCTCTAGGGCTGTAAGGTATTTCTGTGACCCTGTTCAACCCTCAGCCAGGTTCTCACAGTTTGGGGCAACAGCAGAAAGGTGGGAGACACTGCTTTTCCAGGGGCTGATGTGTCCTAGGGTAAGTCCCAATCCAGGTTTCTTTTGCACCCAATGAGTGTCCCCTTTTCAGGGATCCTGGGTTTAGGAAGGAATTTTCTGGTGAGATGATAAGAGGGGTATCCCAGAGACCACCCAGGGCCAACCTGGGCAGGTTATCCCACTCATTGAGGGTCAAGGTGCCGTTGCTCCCCCAGTTAGCATTCTTGCAATTGGGTCGACTCTGTTCTAAGTTCCTTTGGACATTGCTCTTGGTAGAATTCCCTGAATATCTCTTTGTTGCTTTGAAttgggtgcccccccccccccgccccgaggctGCTAAGTAAATACTGACAGCCAGAGCTTCAGCCACATGAGGGTGCGCCATGGAACACCTTCCCCAAGGCAGGTCAATGGAATGGGCCCAGGCAAGGCTTAGAACCCAGGTGGCCCAAACTGCCTCGCCTAGGACTGTGGATCAGGCACGGCCACTCTTCAGGCCTCAGAAGgacctggggagcctgggggctggATTAGTGGGTTTCTAAGTTTGCTTCCAACTGGATCCAAGAATTTAGCTCATTTCCCAAATGATAGACTCATGAAAAGTTATCCCAGGGATTTGGGCTAATATATTCAGGAAATACAGCACTACAAGTAcattgtaatatatatgtatatcacgGCTAGAAATCCCTTTAATGCCAAATGCCCCTCATagtggttgtttgtttgtttgcttgtttgtttttgtttcttttgatgtaTTTGTTGAAGAATTTGGCTGCTTCTGtggagtttttccttttctggattcAGCTAGTTGCACTTGTACTCTGGTGTATCCCTTAAGACCTCCCTCAGTTTCTCTATGTTCCCTGTGCTCTGGTGCTTAGATCAAGGTTTGAGCAGATTCCGGTTCAGCTCTTACTATTTCTTGGCAAAAATCCTTCACAGGGGGTGTGTTTTTCCAGCAGAGAGCTGGTTGCCTTTCCTTCTGTGATGGTAACATCAAATGATCTTTGCCAGGAGCCTCTATTCCTTTAGGGGCTGCAAAAAGGTGACAATTCAATCCTTGCTTCCTCATTTATTACCTAGGAAGCTTTTATAACGAGAAATTTCCCTTCTTCAGCCATTTGGTTACCCTCAAGTACAGCTAATAGAGGAAAGGCAGGATAAACGTtgtgttctttccctttctttactAGTTTTCAAAATGAAGTCTGGGTTCCCTGACATGCTTCAAAGGGCCCTGTTTTCCTTAGCGTCACATAACCTATGCGATGGGTTTCCATCCATCGTAATTATGCTCACTGACTTGCCAGGTGTCCAGACTGGCCAGGGGGAACCTCTTCAGGATGGTTCCTGAATCCTTTTCACCTCTGACCTGGGGTAACTTCCTTACTCGCAGTTATGACAAGACGTTTCAAAACATTTTGTGCATTTTCTGCCCCAGACCTGAAATTAGCCGTTTCCCAAGGACCTGGTTCCTTTTCAGTCACATTGacaggttaaatttttttttaatttttttaaaaagtgtgttcacttattatttctgagagagagagagagaaagagcacaagctggggagggtcagagagagagagggagacacagaatcccaacttattatttctgagagagagagaaagaaagaaagagcacaagctggggagggtcagagagagagagggagacacagaatcccaagcaggctccaagctctgagttgtcagcacagagcccgacgcagggcttgaactcacaagccatgaggtcatgacttgagccgaagtcagacgcttaactgactgagccacccaggcaccccattgactGGTTAATTTTTAAGGGAAATGAGTTTTCCTGTACTTgcaggagtggggggcaggggtccaGGATAGATTTTCCAACCTCACCGCTCTAGAGGTCCGTCCCTCTTCTGTGGTTTTCTCCAAACACTGCCTCTGCTcccacctctgtctctgcctcccttgtCTTCCCTTTGCTCCATATCCCTCCCTGAGCAGCTCTATTTGAATTCTTCTTTCAGCATTTCTGCCAGGGCCGGGCTTTATCTTGGGAGGGAGCCTTGGTGCACTAATTTGAAGAAGCTTTGTGAGGCATAGACCGTCCCGGCCCCTTCAGGCCTGGCAGACCCCTTGCCTCCTCTGAGTCTCCgttttcagcactttaaagagAGGCGACGGGGTTGGTGATGCCAAGCCCCTTGCAGCCTTGGTGTTTTGTGACTCTGACTCTTGTCCCTGGGCTTGAGGTCTGAGGTCCGTCCTCCAGACCCCCTTCAGACGGCTGAGTCACACCGCCCTGTGGCCTCGTCCCTGCAGGGATCTCAGCGTGGACGCCGGCTTGAGCCCTGCCCAGTTCCAGGTGCGGCCCATCCCTCAGCACTATCAGCATTACCTAGCGACTCCTCGAATGCACCACTTTCCCAGAAACTCCTCCTCCACGCAGATGGTGAGTGGAAGGGCCCTGCTGGGAACAGACCCCCCCTTGCTGCCGGCGGGTGCCGACGGCTGGGTGCCGAGGGTGGGCCGAGGCCAGAGGCTCCCGTGGGTCCTGCTGTCAcgccgccctcccctccccactcctgttcCCACCTGCCCGGCTAAAGTCGGTACTGCGGCAGGACTGAGTGGAGCGCTCGAGGAGCCAAGGGGGTGCGTGGCAGGCTGTGGTCTGTGGGGAAGAGGCCGAGGACAGAACAGTCCTGGTGGTCCCTGGCCTCACTTAATTAATTTCTTGGAGTCAGTGCCTCCCTGGGCTTTGATTTTGCTTATCTGTGGGATGGGAGGAAGAAGCCTGCCTCGTCCttctcacagggctgttgtgagggaCAGAGGAGACCTCACAGGTGGCCCTTGGGCCCTGCCTGCTGATCCAGTTCTGCTTTCTGCAGGGGGCTGGTCTTTGTCAGCACAGGCATCGGGGTGGCAGAAGGGGGCAGGTTGGGTTTGGGGGCCTTCTGGTCGGTCCCTGGCGTTGCGAGCTAAGTGGAGCGAAGTTGGATATTCCATCAAAGCGGCAAAAGACAGATGGCAAAGTCTTACCTCCACCCAGCTGCTTCACAGTTCCACCCTTCCAGCCCTTGCCTGTGTCATTAGCCACTCAGTTCCTCAGTCTCCGTATTTGTCAAATGAGAGGCCTGGAGCCCTCGTCAGCTCTGAGGCACGATGGTTCGGTTCGTGTCATGAAGCACCATctcctggggaaaaaaactgaCGTTTATCGAGCACTTACTGCATGGcaggccctgttctaagcactttgcataaATTATCCATAACCTTACCCAAAAGGGCATTGTCCCTATTTCACAGATTGGCAAACTGAGGTATAGGGGGGTTAGCTAACAGGGTTCATGCAGCGAGGAGCTGTGATGGAGATCTGGCCCCTCTGACACAAAGCTGATGCCAGAGCGAGGTGACGGAGGCAGAGCCCTGCCAGCACAGGGTCAGATTCTGTCTTTATGTAagcttttgatattttgttcactgTGGACTTCCGCATTGATTTCCATTTAAAAGATACTGCGTGAAGATATTATTTACCTTGATTACTGAgtcttttgtgtttaaattttgtgCTCTCACCTGCATTTCCCAGTGAGGACCCTGGCCCCAGCTCTTCCCCGTCTAAGGCAGTGCAGAgtggagaggaaggaagtggCCATGGCCACccaactgcctgggtttgaaatTGTGGTTCTGCCACTTGGTTGCATAACTTGGGCACTTACTTTATCTATTTGTATCTCATTTGCACCATCAGGAAAATGGGGATTTTCCTATTTGTCCTATCAGGAAAATGTGTAATTGCACCCACATTCTAGAGCAGATGAGACCATTAACTTAATCATGTGAAGTGCTTAGATAGTGCCTGCCACGAAATAAATGCCCAATCAGCTcggttatttttctaattatattagtatatggtatatatatttactaatttatatatatttttagacatttatccatctatttttgagagagagaacatgcgtgtgtgtgagcgggggaggggcagggagagagggatagagagaatcccaagcaggctccttgctgtccgtgcagagcctgatgcacggctcgaacccacaaactgcgagattatgacctgagccaaaatcaggtgcttaaccaactgagctacccagctgcccctaatttaattttttgtaatgtttatttatttcttgagagagagagaaagagagagacagagtgtgagcaggggaggggcagagagagggagacacagaatccgaagcaggctcccacctctgagctgccagcacagagcccgacactggggtCAGACTCACAcgctgcgacatcatgacctgagctgaagtcagacgcttagccgactgagccacccaggcgcccccaggtgcccctaatttatatttacttcattgattttgtaattttttttctggggctGGTCTAGTACAGgcttttttcttgatgaggagaggaggacagaggagcagGAAAGATAGAACTTCTGCCTGAAGAATCTTGAGGGTGTGCAGATTGGTGGTTATGAGGGTGGTGAGGAGTTGGATGCCGGGCTCATGCAGCCGGGAATCCCATCTGAGCATTTCCTCCCCAACAGGTGGTCCATGAAATCCGAAACTACCCTTACCCTCAGCTTCACTTCCTTGCTCTCCAGGGACTGAACCCCAGCAGACACACCTCTGCAGTGCGGGAGAGCTACGAGGTATGCCTGCCCCTCTGTCCGGCTCCAGCTGGGTTGGTGGAGACACCATTATTGttcactgtcccctccctctttcccctgctggtgggtaggggatgggagGTTGCAGGGAGCTTCAGggttgagagtaagagagagaaaaagagagagtgagtagagATGTGGGGTCTTTCAGTACCAGGCAAGTTCTTCCTGATGGCTATGTGAATGGCTCCTGTTAACATCTATCAGTGCCCCTCCTCCttatcctctgtgtgtgtgtgtatgtgtgtgtgtgtgtgtgtgtgtgtgtgtgtatgagcttGTACATGCAGAGTGCACATATCCACATCTTTCTCTTTGCAGGAGCTGCTGCAGCTTGAGGACAGGTTGGGAAATGTGACTCGGGGAGCCGTACAGAACACCATCGAGAGGTTCACCTTCCCCCACAAATACAAGAAGGTGCGTCTGCAAGCAGGTCAGCCTGCATAGTTGAGGTGCTGTGGTTAGATGCTCTGAAGCTGTGATGCTTTCCCAGGGTCTTCTCCCTTGTCTCTGTCAGGTGTGACCAGGAGGGGAGATCGGGGTGCCTCTCATCATAAAAGAGGAGGGCTGGGTGTGTGGTACACATGGACTTGTGAGTGGGTGTATTAGGTAGGGGTACAGGTATGTCAATGTTTGTATCTGAATGAGGTGAGCCAAGGGAGCACCTGCAGTGAAGGCTGAGATTTGCCTTAGAAGAGAATTCCAAGTCCAATCCCTTGTGTGGACAAATAGGCAAGTAAGCCTTCAGAGCAGGGGTTTCCAATCCTCACTGACCAGCAGGATCAGTTGGGGAGCTTTTAAAGCCACACGTTTACAGGCTCTACCCTAAGCCTGTAGAGGTAGATTCTCCAGGGTTATTGCTCAGGAATGTGGAGTAGGATTAGAACCCAgggatttgatttttaaaacattttaacattcaaataaataaaaaatttttggaagcaaccaagatgtccttcaataagtgaatgaataaacaaacaaactgtggtacatccatacaatggaatattattccatgatttttaaaaatgagctattAAGCTATGGAAAGACATGTGGGCACCTTAAAtgtgtattactaagtgaaagaagccagcccgAAAAGGTggcatactatatgattccaactatatagcattctggaaaaggtgaaaCTAAACAGTTAAAAGATCCCTGttgccaatggctttggggaggGAAAATAAATGAGCACGTGGGTGACTGGGTATTTTTAGTGAAACTATCGTACGTACTGTAATGGCGGACACATGACattgtgcatttgtcaaaacccatagaattctacaacacaaagaatgaaccCTAACGTAAACGAATGTTCTTCAGTTATTAACTGTGTATCACTATCGGTCCTTCAGTTGTAACAGAGATACCACATtaatgcaaaatgttaataatagggaaaatgtgtgtgtgtgtgtgtgtgtgtgtggtgttgagagggggagggattTGGGAATGCACTGTGTTTTCTGCCCAGTTTTAATGTAAACTAAAACCGCCCTACAAAATAAATTCTATGGAAACAAGtattaaatagttttttaaaatttaagaattaaaagctTGGCAAGTGCTGAGAAACTTGGAGTGGGAAAATGCTCATGGTGGTCAGGCCAGAGCCCATCCTCACTTCCTCATGAGGTGCTAGGGTGCAGTGGTTGTGATCACCCGGCGTTGAAGTCGGACAGGGCCAGCTTTTAATTTCAGTGTTACCACTGtctttgggctgctataacaaaatactaccagCTGGAGGGCTTAAATGGCAGCCAtttatttcttgcagttctggaggctgggaagtccaagatcaaggtgctggcagatttagTTCTTGGTGATGGCTCTTTTCCTGCCTTGCAGACGGCCGCCTTCTGCTGTAACCTtacatggcagagagaggaagctctggtgtcttttcctctttttataggGGCACTAATACCATCCCAGGGGCTCTGTCTTCATGGCCTCATCTAAACTTAATTAGTTCCCAGAGGCCCCATCTCCTGgtaccatcacattggagggTAGGGCGTCAATATGTGAATTTGGGGATGGGAGGCACAGACATTCAGTTCATAACCACTGCTGATAGCTAGGTACTCTGGACAACTTACTTGGCTTTTCTGGCCCCTTCTCTGACCTTTATAATGTAAAACGGGAGTGATGTGTTAGTAGCGACCATAAGGGGTGCTCCAGGGATTCAGTGGGACAATGCATAGAACagcttagtacagtgcctggtatCTGGCGAGTGACCGGGAATGGTGAACCACTCTCACCTTGATACAAGGCTCACTTGTTCTAGGCTTGCCCAGGTGTCCATGCAGTCAGTGTCAAAGACTATGAATCTTGGTCTCTGCAGACCAAGATAGAGGCATTGGATTCACCCGTAAGTGATTTCAATCAACATTTATTAACCTCGATGTGTCCTGTATGGGTAGTGTGTTCGTAGAGGAAATGACAGTGTTTCAGTAACTAAAGGTGTCATCTCCAAGTGGAAAACGATCATTCTCTGCAGGGAGAGCTTTAGGCTACTGGAGGAGAACATGGAAGAAATGAGTGATGTATTCAGGAGCCCGGAGCAGCTTCCGCATCACCGATTAGGGTGTCCTCGCTCCTGCCAGGGCCACACTCTCACCTGCCCTCGTGGCAACAGGCCGTGAGGAGACAGGAACAGAACATACATTGAGAATGAGAAGGGAATGTGGACCAAGCCAATGATATAAAGAATTGAGGTAAAAATGATGAGACTAAAGGGACAATTAGGGgaatagaatattataaaaaagaaaccaggggcgcctgggtggctcagtcagttaagcgtccgacttcagcccaggtcacgatctcgcggtccgtgagtttgagccctgcatcgggctctgcgctgatggctcagagcctggagcctgcttcggattctgtgtctccctctctctctgcccctcccccattcatgctctgtctctctctgtctcaaaaataaattaacgttaaaaaaaaattaaaaaaaaaaaaagaaaccagaagaattaaaaatatgaaatgataaaCTTTAGGACCCACCCaaataaattgtgaaaaaaactttgaaaatgtgaactgagaggggtgcctgggtggctcagtcggttaagcatccaactctatcttggctcaggtcatgatctcacggttcgtgggttcgagccccacatcaggctctgcgctgatggctgtctctctcaaaagaaatcaataaatacatttaaaaaaattttaactgagaGTCAagtaatacaaaacaaaatgaaaaatattttacaatggtGATATaagaatagaatatataaaataaatctattcatgtagaaaaatgtaaaaaataagaattaggcaaagatatgaaagcaatgggggtgcctgggtggctcattgtttaagggtctgactcctgatttaggctcaggtcatgatctcatggttgctgagtttgagccccgctcaGGCtgtccactgacagtgcagagcctgcttgagattctctctctctctctctctctctctctctctctctttctgcccccccccacttgcacgctctctctcaaaaataaaataaacactttttaaaaaagatatggaagcaacatacAGAATTAAAACCAATAACACTGACATGAAAAGTTATTGTGCATGAGGACaaagagggacagacagaaggagtaaaataaatatgaaataaataaatgctgagaaAAGTTACtgttaaaataaaagttacatggatgagaagagaagaaaaaacccagaagacCTAAAAGATtacaaacacaaaagagaaaataggaaaagattcGAAAAGAGACAATCATTAAATATAGATTAGACATGGTAAGACAATTAGGTTTAAATCATTagctataaaaaggaaatcatgaaTAATGGTCGggagaaacaatagaaaataggCAAATAGTGACTCTTATTAGTGTCATTTATGGAATATCCCTTTTCTCAAAGGACCAGCTAAAAGAAGGCCACTCCCCACCAGAAACACAGCTGGGCTGTTAGGCAGGCCGACTGTCATGACTCCGTTCAGACTCAAAAGCCACGGTGGTTATATGTGACTAAGGGCGTAATTTTAATTTTCGGGATTCTAGATAAGGGCACACTTATTGCAGTGGCCATCGCATGGTTTGCAGTTAGCGTGTGCAGGGCACAGGGAGGCTGAGAGCAGAAGCTTAGAGTTTCTTCAGTGTTCCAGGGAGGCTACGGTACTCTGGACACCATATCACACTAGGGATCTCCAGGGCTTTGGACCAGGGACCAGAGTGGGGAAACCTGGCCCCCAAGCCTGGCATCAAGCTTATAGTCATTCTGTGCATGTTGCTTATCTTGTGACtcttcagatttttctcttgGCAAGAATGGCCTTTACCCCTGCTTCTCTTTGGAAAGGGGCCAGAAGGGCTAGTTTTCTTCCCATGGATATTATCAGACTGTTTCACTGCACAGCATGGAGATGAGGACAAGAAACATGGGCTGATTTCATTCACTGATTAGATTCCTTGCTCTCCAGAATATGTTTTTAAGCACCAGTGATGTGCCTTCTACTTGGCCAAGTGTGGAACAGTACCTAAAGAAGGGTGGACCATGGTCCACACCATCTAAGAGCTTGGAACTTCCTATAAACTAGTTAACTATTTTCAAGTAATTAGCATAGAATTTAAAACAGGACAACTAAAGTCAGTAAGTATAAACAGAATGTTTGATGTCCAGACTTGTGTTTGGAGCTGTTGCCTATGCTAAAGGAACTTTCTGGATAGGAAGAGATCCAACAATATAAAATGATAGGAGTTAATGCCAGGTTGAGGAATTTTGCCTTCATCTAgtaatagatgaataaatgagtagaCGTTAGTTGagtggaagagaggaagggagggagggagggagggagagaggaaggaagggaggaaggaagggagggagggaggaaggaaggaagggagggaaacaggatggatcgatggatggatagatggatggatggaggtttaaatgggtggatggatgggtggagcTTGCTGGACCTGAATGTGAGGGAAAAGCCTGGAGGCAGGGGTCTATGTCGGAAAGGATGTAAGGAGGATGGAGAGTATGAGGGGAATAGAGCAAACCGTTCATGCACAAACCATTGTTGTGCGAAGGATCGATTCATTAGGCACCCGCTTCCTGTCCAAACCCTATGTGCCCTGGGCCAGCATACCACCCCT
This genomic interval carries:
- the RNF165 gene encoding E3 ubiquitin-protein ligase RNF165, whose product is MHHFPRNSSSTQMVVHEIRNYPYPQLHFLALQGLNPSRHTSAVRESYEELLQLEDRLGNVTRGAVQNTIERFTFPHKYKKRRPQDGKGKKEEGEESDTDEKCTICLSMLEDGEDVRRLPCMHLFHQLCVDQWLAMSKKCPICRVDIETQLGADS